From the Scophthalmus maximus strain ysfricsl-2021 chromosome 11, ASM2237912v1, whole genome shotgun sequence genome, one window contains:
- the ssh2a gene encoding protein phosphatase Slingshot homolog 2 isoform X2 produces MALVTVQRSPTPSTTSSPCVSDSGSGEDDRRSQPRSISESFLTVKGAALFLPRGNSPTPNSTPPISQRRNKHTGDLQKHLQTMFTVLRPEDTIRLAVRLESAYPQVTRYMVVVSTNGRQDTEESIVLGMDFVSSDSCCTVGLVLPLWSDTLIHLDGDGGFSVSTVNRVHVFKPVSVQAMWSALQSLHKACDVARCHNYYPGSLFLTWISYYQSRVSSNQLCVNEWNAMQDVESHRPNSPVPFTDLPTERVCTERLIKTRLREIMMQKDLENVTCKEIRTELEMHMVCNLREFKEFIDNEMIVILGQMDSPTEIFEHVYLGSEWNASNLEELQNSGVGYILNVTREIDNFFPGMFEYHNIRVYDEEATNLLEYWNETFKFITKAKKAGAKCLVHCKMGVSRSASTVIAYAMKEYGWDLDTAFDHVKEKRAVTKPNPSFMKQLEEYQGILLASKQRHNKLWRSHSDGDLSDRSESMCKPSSRSLGRSDSHNNNTSSSPSLHHFLGVAVLQALGATEPEDSAESNANGPCDSPVRPEVESDCGDLLLLPLPLPQAATVVPEERLDNSASVAVTVPVAVPHPPPSLHIVPPTPELQRVHRTPPPTHLSISVPKHKQVGQSLSLHERSSSEEISPLTLGSTDSDVVDWSLSDMTSDRLSPLSSPNAGPLPQVLPLAASDNNNNPSEPQTGYGRGEADGSSNHSTDSIDFFSAREKFLGLAQDGRTRTLSEPSEQRTPTDEDEGDEPVNGSQASPLSEDGDDRASPDRTPHHDNGISVRHIVTEIEAISHPVSCLPPSTSSSSLAPSSHSSQLLPQEHQEEEEEEAESCGEVAHGSSSSSTLPPSRPQSPSALPFEWPAGSVRRATEQLEQKLRQEMETVAPPQRSPLHSPGAEHPPFRLPPCSPSAEHPPLLSPPLATEQSLAQGEITPDSAPSKDESGERTGSQHERERLDPPCSPCTDNSQVSESHMLTSSPASTSPLVESSLNTSSQSQGPSHSQSPQGATRPQARSDHISVDGVTLQESDTEETLESSSRGVLGGCGPGCDAQSRLARGSQELEKIQQTLRELQAFLHEGVAATETTDGETREPEPPQGPRDAMDTEPGPCRAPTPPPEPDAGQRLRGRREENIFLERGRHRATELEARIRQAGLTPPSLMKRSASLAKLDCLELSADDLSDLDLRPHVRTSSSSTSHSHDSFPTSPSHHDDTWKKQKVLARASSAAKTNSPHGLSPAPRRCSQEDEEEEEEEEEAAGGREEPEGIALTASCQPGRGHSSRRSRRSSAETKQRAVTALYNTM; encoded by the exons GTGATCTACAGAAACATCTGCAGACCATGTTCACTGTGCTGCGGCCGGAGGACACCATCCGACTG GCCGTGCGCCTGGAGAGCGCCTACCCCCAGGTGACCCGCTACATGGTGGTGGTCTCCACCAACGGCCGGCAGGACACGGAGGAGAGCATCGTGCTCGGCATGGACTTCGTCTCCTCTGATAG CTGCTGTACGGTCGGTCTGGTTCTGCCTCTGTGGAGCGACACTCTGATCCACCTGGATGGAGACGG cGGCTTCAGTGTGTCGACGGTGAACAGGGTTCACGTCTTCAAACCCGTTTCCGTCCAGGCCATGTG GTCCGCCCTCCAGTCGCTGCACAAAGCGTGCGACGTGGCTCGCTGCCACAACTACTACCCCGGCAGCCTCTTCCTCACCTGGATCAGCTACTACCAGAGCAGGGTGTCCTCCAACCAGCTGTGTGTCAATGAGTGGAACGCCATGCAGGACGTGGAGTCGCACCGCCCAAACTCACCGGTCCCCTTCACAGACCT gccCACAGAGAGGGTGTGCACAGAGCGGTTGATCAAGACTCGCCTCCGAGAGATCATGATGCAGAAAGACCTGGAGAACGTCACCTGCAAGGAG ATCCGAACGGAGCTGGAGATGCACATGGTTTGTAACCTGAGGGAGTTTAAAGAGTTCATCGACAACGAGATGATCGTGATCCTGGGACAGATGGACAGTCCCACTGAGATCTTCGAGCACGTCTATCTG GGCTCCGAGTGGAACGCCTCTaatctggaggagctgcagaacagCGG AGTGGGATACATCCTGAACGTGACGAGGGAAATAGACAACTTCTTCCCGGGGATGTTTGAGTACCACAACATCCGAGTGTACGACGAGGAGGCCACCAACCTGCTGGAGTACTGGAATGAAACCTTCAAGTTCATCACCAAAGCCAA GAAAGCCGGAGCCAAGTGTCTGGTACACTGTAAAATGGGCGTGAGCCGCTCGGCGTCCACAGTGATCGCCTACGCCATGAAGGAGTACGGCTGGGACCTGGACACCGCCTTCGACCACGTGAAGGAGAAACGTGCCGTCACCAAACCGAACCCCTCGTTCAtgaagcagctggaggagtATCAGGGCATTCTGCTGGCCAG TAAACAACGGCATAACAAGCTGTGGCGCTCCCACTCCGACGGCGACCTTTCGGATCGCTCCGAGTCGATGTGTAAACCTTCCTCGCGCTCCCTGGGCCGCTCGgactcccacaacaacaacacctcctcctccccctccttgcACCACTTCCTGGGCGTGGCCGTGCTGCAGGCGCTCGGCGCCACCGAACCCGAAGACTCCGCCGAATCCAACGCCAACGGTCCGTGCGACTCGCCGGTTCGGCCGGAGGTCGAATCAGATTGTGGAGACCTCCTCCtgcttcccctccctctgccccaaGCCGCCACCGTCGTCCCGGAGGAGCGGCTGGACAATTCGGCGAGCGTGGCCGTCACCGTGCCGGTCGCCGTGCCCCACCCGCCGCCGTCGCTCCACATCGTACCTCCCACGCCTGAACTGCAACGCGTTCACCGCACTCCTCCCCCCACGCATCTGTCCATCTCGGTgcccaaacacaaacaggtggGACAGTCGCTCAGTTTGCACGAGCGCAGCAGCTCCGAGGAAATCTCCCCTCTCACTCTGGGATCCACCGACTCGGACGTCGTAGATTGGTCGTTGTCTGACATGACGAGCGACAGGCTCAGCCCGCTCAGCTCTCCAAACGCCGGCCCGCTCCCGCAGGTCCTGCCGCTGGCCGccagtgacaacaacaacaaccccagcGAGCCGCAGACAGGCTACGGCCGTGGCGAGGCCGACGGGTCGTCCAACCACAGCACGGACAGCATCGACTTCTTCAGCGCCCGGGAGAAGTTTCTGGGCCTGGCCCAGGACGGCAGAACTCGGACGCTCTCGGAACCCTCGGAGCAGCGGACACCGAccgacgaggacgagggcgatGAGCCGGTGAACGGGAGTCAG GCCTCTCCGCTCTCTGAAGACGGTGACGACAGAGCCAGCCCTGACCGAACTCCTCACCATGACAACGGAATATCAGTTCGCCACATTGTCACCGAGATCGAAGCCATAAGCCACCCTGTGTCGtgccttcctccctccacctcctcctcgtccctcgcTCCGTCCTCCCACAGCTCGCAGCTCCTCCCACAGGAgcatcaggaggaggaggaggaggaggcagagtcaTGCGGCGAAGTCGCCCacggctcttcttcttcttctacgttGCCGCCCTCTCGCCCGCAGTCTCCCTCCGCGCTGCCGTTCGAGTGGCCGGCGGGCTCGGTGCGGCGGGCCACcgagcagctggagcagaagcTGCGGCAGGAAATGGAGACGGTGGCGCCGCCTCAACGTTCGCCGTTGCACTCGCCCGGCGCCGAACACCCTCCATTCCGACTGCCGCCGTGCTCCCCGAGCGCTGAGCATCCGcccctcctctcgcctcctctcgCCACGGAACAAAGCCTCGCTCAGGGAGAAATCACGCCTGATTCCGCTCCGTCGAAAGACGAGAGCGGGGAGCGAACGGGTTCACAACACGAGCGTGAAAGACTCGACCCACCCTGCTCCCCTTGCACAGATAACAGCCAGGTCTCAGAAAGCCATATGCTGACATCATCGCCTGCCTCGACTAGTCCGCTAGTAGAATCATCTCTAAATACCTCATCTCAGTCCCAGGGACCGAGTCACAGCCAAAGCCCTCAGGGTGCGACCCGGCCCCAGGCCCGTTCTGACCACATCTCTGTGGATGGCGTGACGCTGCAGGAGTCGGACACGGAAGAAACGCTTGAGTCGAGTTCCCGGGGCGTCCTAGGCGGCTGCGGCCCCGGCTGCGACGCACAGAGCAGGCTGGCTCGCGGCAGCCAGGAGCTCGAGAAGATCCAGCAGACGCTGCGAGAGTTGCAGGCCTTCCTCCACGAGGGCGTCGCTGCGACTGAGACGACGGACGGGGAAACGCGGGAGCCAGAGCCGCCTCAGGGTCCTAGAGACGCCATGGACACAGAGCCCGGACCTTGCAGAGCGCCGACTCCTCCTCCAGAGCCGGACGCAGGGCAGCGGCTCCGGGGCCGACGAGAGGAGAACATTTTCCTGGAGCGGGGTCGGCACCGGGCCACGGAGCTGGAGGCTCGCATCCGCCAGGCGGGCCTCACGCCGCCCTCTCTCATGAAGCGCTCGGCTTCGCTGGCCAAACTGGACTGTCTGGAGCTGTCGGCCGACGACCTCAGCGACTTGGACCTGAGGCCGCACGTCaggacgtcgtcgtcgtcaacGTCGCACTCCCACGACTCTTTCCCCACGTCCCCGAGTCACCACGACGACACCTGGAAGAAGCAGAAGGTGTTGGCTCGTGCCTCCTCCGCCGCAAAGACTAATTCTCCCCATGGCCTCTCCCCCGCTCCTCGCCGCTGTTCgcaggaagacgaggaggaggaggaggaggaggaggaggcggcgggcgGGAGGGAGGAGCCCGAGGGCATTGCGCTCACCGCGTCGTGTCAGCCGGGAAGGGGACACTCGTCAAGACGCTCCCGCAGATCGTCCGCCGAGACAAAGCAGCGAGCCGTCACCGCGCTGTACAACACCATGTGA
- the ssh2a gene encoding protein phosphatase Slingshot homolog 2 isoform X1, with protein MTLGTVSGSGGSSAGSFCSCCGAKMVPCFGEDAVVSKNDINQLISESFLTVKGAALFLPRGNSPTPNSTPPISQRRNKHTGDLQKHLQTMFTVLRPEDTIRLAVRLESAYPQVTRYMVVVSTNGRQDTEESIVLGMDFVSSDSCCTVGLVLPLWSDTLIHLDGDGGFSVSTVNRVHVFKPVSVQAMWSALQSLHKACDVARCHNYYPGSLFLTWISYYQSRVSSNQLCVNEWNAMQDVESHRPNSPVPFTDLPTERVCTERLIKTRLREIMMQKDLENVTCKEIRTELEMHMVCNLREFKEFIDNEMIVILGQMDSPTEIFEHVYLGSEWNASNLEELQNSGVGYILNVTREIDNFFPGMFEYHNIRVYDEEATNLLEYWNETFKFITKAKKAGAKCLVHCKMGVSRSASTVIAYAMKEYGWDLDTAFDHVKEKRAVTKPNPSFMKQLEEYQGILLASKQRHNKLWRSHSDGDLSDRSESMCKPSSRSLGRSDSHNNNTSSSPSLHHFLGVAVLQALGATEPEDSAESNANGPCDSPVRPEVESDCGDLLLLPLPLPQAATVVPEERLDNSASVAVTVPVAVPHPPPSLHIVPPTPELQRVHRTPPPTHLSISVPKHKQVGQSLSLHERSSSEEISPLTLGSTDSDVVDWSLSDMTSDRLSPLSSPNAGPLPQVLPLAASDNNNNPSEPQTGYGRGEADGSSNHSTDSIDFFSAREKFLGLAQDGRTRTLSEPSEQRTPTDEDEGDEPVNGSQASPLSEDGDDRASPDRTPHHDNGISVRHIVTEIEAISHPVSCLPPSTSSSSLAPSSHSSQLLPQEHQEEEEEEAESCGEVAHGSSSSSTLPPSRPQSPSALPFEWPAGSVRRATEQLEQKLRQEMETVAPPQRSPLHSPGAEHPPFRLPPCSPSAEHPPLLSPPLATEQSLAQGEITPDSAPSKDESGERTGSQHERERLDPPCSPCTDNSQVSESHMLTSSPASTSPLVESSLNTSSQSQGPSHSQSPQGATRPQARSDHISVDGVTLQESDTEETLESSSRGVLGGCGPGCDAQSRLARGSQELEKIQQTLRELQAFLHEGVAATETTDGETREPEPPQGPRDAMDTEPGPCRAPTPPPEPDAGQRLRGRREENIFLERGRHRATELEARIRQAGLTPPSLMKRSASLAKLDCLELSADDLSDLDLRPHVRTSSSSTSHSHDSFPTSPSHHDDTWKKQKVLARASSAAKTNSPHGLSPAPRRCSQEDEEEEEEEEEAAGGREEPEGIALTASCQPGRGHSSRRSRRSSAETKQRAVTALYNTM; from the exons GTGATCTACAGAAACATCTGCAGACCATGTTCACTGTGCTGCGGCCGGAGGACACCATCCGACTG GCCGTGCGCCTGGAGAGCGCCTACCCCCAGGTGACCCGCTACATGGTGGTGGTCTCCACCAACGGCCGGCAGGACACGGAGGAGAGCATCGTGCTCGGCATGGACTTCGTCTCCTCTGATAG CTGCTGTACGGTCGGTCTGGTTCTGCCTCTGTGGAGCGACACTCTGATCCACCTGGATGGAGACGG cGGCTTCAGTGTGTCGACGGTGAACAGGGTTCACGTCTTCAAACCCGTTTCCGTCCAGGCCATGTG GTCCGCCCTCCAGTCGCTGCACAAAGCGTGCGACGTGGCTCGCTGCCACAACTACTACCCCGGCAGCCTCTTCCTCACCTGGATCAGCTACTACCAGAGCAGGGTGTCCTCCAACCAGCTGTGTGTCAATGAGTGGAACGCCATGCAGGACGTGGAGTCGCACCGCCCAAACTCACCGGTCCCCTTCACAGACCT gccCACAGAGAGGGTGTGCACAGAGCGGTTGATCAAGACTCGCCTCCGAGAGATCATGATGCAGAAAGACCTGGAGAACGTCACCTGCAAGGAG ATCCGAACGGAGCTGGAGATGCACATGGTTTGTAACCTGAGGGAGTTTAAAGAGTTCATCGACAACGAGATGATCGTGATCCTGGGACAGATGGACAGTCCCACTGAGATCTTCGAGCACGTCTATCTG GGCTCCGAGTGGAACGCCTCTaatctggaggagctgcagaacagCGG AGTGGGATACATCCTGAACGTGACGAGGGAAATAGACAACTTCTTCCCGGGGATGTTTGAGTACCACAACATCCGAGTGTACGACGAGGAGGCCACCAACCTGCTGGAGTACTGGAATGAAACCTTCAAGTTCATCACCAAAGCCAA GAAAGCCGGAGCCAAGTGTCTGGTACACTGTAAAATGGGCGTGAGCCGCTCGGCGTCCACAGTGATCGCCTACGCCATGAAGGAGTACGGCTGGGACCTGGACACCGCCTTCGACCACGTGAAGGAGAAACGTGCCGTCACCAAACCGAACCCCTCGTTCAtgaagcagctggaggagtATCAGGGCATTCTGCTGGCCAG TAAACAACGGCATAACAAGCTGTGGCGCTCCCACTCCGACGGCGACCTTTCGGATCGCTCCGAGTCGATGTGTAAACCTTCCTCGCGCTCCCTGGGCCGCTCGgactcccacaacaacaacacctcctcctccccctccttgcACCACTTCCTGGGCGTGGCCGTGCTGCAGGCGCTCGGCGCCACCGAACCCGAAGACTCCGCCGAATCCAACGCCAACGGTCCGTGCGACTCGCCGGTTCGGCCGGAGGTCGAATCAGATTGTGGAGACCTCCTCCtgcttcccctccctctgccccaaGCCGCCACCGTCGTCCCGGAGGAGCGGCTGGACAATTCGGCGAGCGTGGCCGTCACCGTGCCGGTCGCCGTGCCCCACCCGCCGCCGTCGCTCCACATCGTACCTCCCACGCCTGAACTGCAACGCGTTCACCGCACTCCTCCCCCCACGCATCTGTCCATCTCGGTgcccaaacacaaacaggtggGACAGTCGCTCAGTTTGCACGAGCGCAGCAGCTCCGAGGAAATCTCCCCTCTCACTCTGGGATCCACCGACTCGGACGTCGTAGATTGGTCGTTGTCTGACATGACGAGCGACAGGCTCAGCCCGCTCAGCTCTCCAAACGCCGGCCCGCTCCCGCAGGTCCTGCCGCTGGCCGccagtgacaacaacaacaaccccagcGAGCCGCAGACAGGCTACGGCCGTGGCGAGGCCGACGGGTCGTCCAACCACAGCACGGACAGCATCGACTTCTTCAGCGCCCGGGAGAAGTTTCTGGGCCTGGCCCAGGACGGCAGAACTCGGACGCTCTCGGAACCCTCGGAGCAGCGGACACCGAccgacgaggacgagggcgatGAGCCGGTGAACGGGAGTCAG GCCTCTCCGCTCTCTGAAGACGGTGACGACAGAGCCAGCCCTGACCGAACTCCTCACCATGACAACGGAATATCAGTTCGCCACATTGTCACCGAGATCGAAGCCATAAGCCACCCTGTGTCGtgccttcctccctccacctcctcctcgtccctcgcTCCGTCCTCCCACAGCTCGCAGCTCCTCCCACAGGAgcatcaggaggaggaggaggaggaggcagagtcaTGCGGCGAAGTCGCCCacggctcttcttcttcttctacgttGCCGCCCTCTCGCCCGCAGTCTCCCTCCGCGCTGCCGTTCGAGTGGCCGGCGGGCTCGGTGCGGCGGGCCACcgagcagctggagcagaagcTGCGGCAGGAAATGGAGACGGTGGCGCCGCCTCAACGTTCGCCGTTGCACTCGCCCGGCGCCGAACACCCTCCATTCCGACTGCCGCCGTGCTCCCCGAGCGCTGAGCATCCGcccctcctctcgcctcctctcgCCACGGAACAAAGCCTCGCTCAGGGAGAAATCACGCCTGATTCCGCTCCGTCGAAAGACGAGAGCGGGGAGCGAACGGGTTCACAACACGAGCGTGAAAGACTCGACCCACCCTGCTCCCCTTGCACAGATAACAGCCAGGTCTCAGAAAGCCATATGCTGACATCATCGCCTGCCTCGACTAGTCCGCTAGTAGAATCATCTCTAAATACCTCATCTCAGTCCCAGGGACCGAGTCACAGCCAAAGCCCTCAGGGTGCGACCCGGCCCCAGGCCCGTTCTGACCACATCTCTGTGGATGGCGTGACGCTGCAGGAGTCGGACACGGAAGAAACGCTTGAGTCGAGTTCCCGGGGCGTCCTAGGCGGCTGCGGCCCCGGCTGCGACGCACAGAGCAGGCTGGCTCGCGGCAGCCAGGAGCTCGAGAAGATCCAGCAGACGCTGCGAGAGTTGCAGGCCTTCCTCCACGAGGGCGTCGCTGCGACTGAGACGACGGACGGGGAAACGCGGGAGCCAGAGCCGCCTCAGGGTCCTAGAGACGCCATGGACACAGAGCCCGGACCTTGCAGAGCGCCGACTCCTCCTCCAGAGCCGGACGCAGGGCAGCGGCTCCGGGGCCGACGAGAGGAGAACATTTTCCTGGAGCGGGGTCGGCACCGGGCCACGGAGCTGGAGGCTCGCATCCGCCAGGCGGGCCTCACGCCGCCCTCTCTCATGAAGCGCTCGGCTTCGCTGGCCAAACTGGACTGTCTGGAGCTGTCGGCCGACGACCTCAGCGACTTGGACCTGAGGCCGCACGTCaggacgtcgtcgtcgtcaacGTCGCACTCCCACGACTCTTTCCCCACGTCCCCGAGTCACCACGACGACACCTGGAAGAAGCAGAAGGTGTTGGCTCGTGCCTCCTCCGCCGCAAAGACTAATTCTCCCCATGGCCTCTCCCCCGCTCCTCGCCGCTGTTCgcaggaagacgaggaggaggaggaggaggaggaggaggcggcgggcgGGAGGGAGGAGCCCGAGGGCATTGCGCTCACCGCGTCGTGTCAGCCGGGAAGGGGACACTCGTCAAGACGCTCCCGCAGATCGTCCGCCGAGACAAAGCAGCGAGCCGTCACCGCGCTGTACAACACCATGTGA